The Geotrypetes seraphini chromosome 8, aGeoSer1.1, whole genome shotgun sequence genome includes a region encoding these proteins:
- the PDIK1L gene encoding serine/threonine-protein kinase PDIK1L, translating to MVSSQPKYDLIREVGRGSYGVVYEAVIRKTSTRVAVKKIRCHAPENVELALREFWALSSIQSQHPNVIHLEECILQKDGMVQRMSHGSSSSLYLQLVETSLKGEIVFDPRSAYYLWFVMDFCDGGDMNEYLLSRKPSRKTNTSFMLQLGSALAFLHKNQIIHRDLKPDNILISQTRMDASNLEPTLKVADFGLSKVCSTSGLNPEEPVNVNKCFLSTACGTDFYMAPEVWEGHYTAKADIFALGIIIWAMLERITIVDTETKKELLGSYVKQGTEIVPVGEALLENPKMELLIPVKKKSMNARMKQLIKEMLAANPQDRPDAFELELRLVQIAFKDTNWDT from the exons ATGGTGAGTAGTCAGCCAAAGTACGACCTAATTCGGGAGGTTGGTCGTGGCAGTTACGGCGTGGTGTATGAAGCAGTCATTAGGAAAACTTCCACACGGGTGGCAGTTAAAAAGATCCGATGCCATGCTCCAGAAAATGTGGAGCTGGCATTGCGTGAGTTCTGGGCGCTCAGCAGCATTCAGAGTCAACATCCAAACGTGATTCATCTAGAAGAGTGCATCTTGCAGAAGGACGGTATGGTGCAGAGGATGTCCCATGGCTCCAGTTCCTCCCTTTATTTGCAG cttgTAGAGACTTCATTAAAAGGGGAAATTGTTTTCGATCCCCGGAGTGCATATTACTTGTGGTTTGTGATGGATTTCTGTGATGGAGGGGACATGAATGAGTACCTGCTGTCTCGGAAGCCCAGTCGAAAAACCAATACCAGTTTCATGCTGCAGCTAGGCAGTGCCCTAGCATTTCTGCACAAGAATCAGATTATCCATCGTGATCTGAAACCAGACAACATCTTGATCTCTCAAACCAGGATGGATGCCAGCAATTTAGAACCTACTCTGAAAGTGGCTGATTTTGGGTTGAGTAAAGTGTGTTCTACCTCGGGACTGAATCCCGAAGAGCCTGTGAATGTGAACAAATGCTTCTTGTCCACTGCCTGTGGCACAGATTTCTATATGGCCCCTGAGGTTTGGGAAGGCCATTACACCGCCAAAGCAGATATCTTTGCACTAGGGATTATAATTTGGGCCATGTTGGAACGAATCACAATTGTGGACACAGAGACAAAGAAAGAGCTCTTAGGGAGTTATGTAAAACAAGGAACTGAGATTGTGCCTGTTGGGGAGGCACTTTTAGAAAATCCCAAAATGGAGCTGCTGATTCCTGTAAAGAAAAAGTCTATGAACGCTCGCATGAAACAGCTAATTAAGGAAATGCTGGCTGCCAATCCCCAGGATCGGCCAGACGCCTTTGAACTTGAGCTCCGGCTTGTCCAAATCGCTTTTAAAGATACCAACTGGGACACGTGA